One genomic segment of Longimicrobium sp. includes these proteins:
- the cysW gene encoding sulfate ABC transporter permease subunit CysW gives MFIGGISAVHPASAPASRAATEPAWVRVTLIALALAFVGVFLVLPLVAVFAGALKAGGAAYLAAIRDPDALAAVKLTLLIAAIAVPLNLVFGVAAAWAIARFEFRGKSVLVTLIDLPFAVSPVVSGLVFVLLFGLNGWLGPWLDAHDVRIIFAVPGIVLATLFVTFPFVARELIPLMQAQGSEEEEASLVLGANGWQTFRLVTLPNLRWGLLYGVIVLNARAMGEFGAVSVVSGKIRGLTATIPLHVEILYNEYQSAAAFAVASLLTMLALLTLVLKSAIGRRMVWKE, from the coding sequence ATGTTCATTGGAGGCATTTCGGCAGTCCATCCCGCCTCCGCGCCGGCGTCGCGCGCGGCGACGGAGCCGGCGTGGGTGCGGGTTACGCTGATCGCGCTGGCGCTGGCGTTCGTGGGGGTGTTCCTGGTGCTGCCGCTGGTGGCGGTGTTCGCGGGCGCGCTCAAGGCCGGCGGCGCGGCGTACCTGGCCGCCATCCGCGACCCCGACGCGCTGGCGGCGGTGAAGCTGACGCTGCTGATCGCCGCCATCGCGGTGCCGCTGAACCTGGTGTTCGGGGTGGCGGCGGCGTGGGCCATCGCCCGCTTCGAGTTCCGCGGCAAGAGCGTGCTGGTGACGCTCATCGACCTGCCGTTCGCCGTGTCGCCCGTCGTCTCCGGCCTCGTCTTCGTCCTGCTCTTCGGGCTGAACGGCTGGCTGGGACCGTGGCTCGACGCGCACGACGTCCGCATCATCTTCGCCGTGCCGGGGATCGTGCTGGCCACGCTCTTCGTCACCTTCCCATTCGTGGCGCGCGAGCTGATCCCGCTGATGCAGGCGCAGGGGAGCGAGGAGGAGGAAGCCAGCCTCGTCCTGGGCGCCAACGGGTGGCAGACCTTCCGGCTGGTGACGCTCCCCAACCTGCGCTGGGGGCTGCTGTACGGGGTGATCGTGCTGAACGCGCGCGCCATGGGCGAGTTCGGCGCGGTCTCCGTCGTCTCGGGGAAGATCCGCGGCCTGACGGCCACCATCCCCCTGCACGTGGAGATCCTCTACAACGAGTACCAGTCCGCCGCCGCCTTCGCCGTGGCCTCGCTGCTGACGATGCTCGCCCTCCTCACCCTCGTCCTGAAGAGCGCCATCGGCCGGCGCATGGTCTGGAAGGAGTGA